One Massilia sp. 9096 genomic window carries:
- a CDS encoding IS3 family transposase (programmed frameshift), which translates to MARERRVFSEEFKREAVKLVGQPGASKAAIARDLGIGANLLGRWCRDADVDAEVAFRSEKVSAQEYERMRRELAKVKTERDILKKAPRLLRSRPQVKYGFIAKYRTIWPTRMMCRLLGVSSSGFYDWLGRPASAHERENAQLLKAIKHSFDASDGTYGSPRVVRDLIDAGLSCSENRVARLMKAAGIKARHKRRRAPGQLDSPVHAIAPNLLDRQFEATGPNQKWAADFTYVWTGEGWLFVAVVLDLYSRRVVGWSMQPTMTAQLVMDALLMAIFRRGRPRAVVHHSDQGSQYTSEDFQRLLESHGIVCSMSRRGNCWDNAAMESFFSTLKTERLSKKHYRTRDDLRADVFDYIERFYNPRRRHSTIGYISPVQFENLKCA; encoded by the exons ATGGCACGTGAAAGACGGGTATTTTCAGAAGAGTTTAAGCGCGAAGCAGTCAAGCTGGTAGGCCAGCCTGGTGCGAGCAAGGCGGCGATAGCCCGTGACCTTGGCATTGGCGCCAATTTGCTGGGACGGTGGTGCAGAGATGCCGACGTCGATGCAGAGGTCGCCTTCCGGAGCGAGAAAGTGTCGGCCCAGGAATACGAGCGTATGCGACGCGAGCTGGCGAAGGTCAAGACGGAGCGCGACATATTAAAAAAGGCGC CTCGGCTACTTCGCAGCCGACCTCAAGTGAAGTACGGCTTCATCGCCAAATATCGAACCATCTGGCCAACGCGAATGATGTGCCGTCTACTCGGCGTATCGAGCAGCGGTTTTTACGACTGGCTTGGACGGCCTGCAAGTGCGCATGAACGCGAGAATGCCCAGCTTCTCAAGGCAATCAAGCACAGCTTTGATGCCAGCGATGGCACATATGGTTCACCGCGGGTAGTGCGAGACCTTATCGACGCCGGTTTGTCCTGCAGCGAGAACCGCGTAGCGCGACTGATGAAAGCGGCCGGCATCAAGGCCCGCCACAAGCGACGTCGTGCGCCAGGACAGCTCGATTCGCCAGTCCACGCCATCGCGCCGAATCTGTTGGACCGGCAGTTTGAAGCGACAGGGCCGAACCAGAAATGGGCGGCCGACTTTACTTATGTGTGGACTGGCGAAGGCTGGCTGTTTGTCGCTGTTGTCCTCGACCTGTATTCGCGGCGTGTGGTGGGCTGGTCGATGCAGCCGACGATGACGGCACAACTGGTGATGGATGCTCTGCTAATGGCAATTTTCCGACGCGGCCGTCCTCGTGCAGTGGTGCATCACTCCGACCAGGGCTCGCAATACACGAGTGAGGATTTCCAGCGCTTGCTCGAGTCTCACGGCATCGTTTGCAGCATGAGTCGACGCGGTAATTGCTGGGACAACGCTGCAATGGAGAGTTTCTTCTCGACGCTCAAGACTGAGCGCTTAAGCAAAAAGCACTACCGGACCAGGGATGATTTACGTGCCGATGTGTTCGACTATATCGAAAGGTTCTACAATCCACGCCGGCGTCATTCCACTATCGGCTACATCAGCCCGGTACAGTTTGAAAATCTAAAATGCGCCTAA
- a CDS encoding EndoU domain-containing protein, whose amino-acid sequence MGEGQFELVQEQAGKPTVTADVRYDHILDGGVNTLKDGSKVGTGGHYLRSSSVRVTEVIGEADANGVSVGRIEVRDPDTGQWVPKKAETSFYPETWSKRQVTLEIEGAFKNSVPNPANSSQWMGTSPSGVPIMGYYGKPAGTGATAWPVYNPRKK is encoded by the coding sequence ATGGGGGAAGGCCAATTTGAACTGGTGCAGGAACAGGCAGGAAAGCCTACAGTCACCGCTGATGTCCGTTATGATCATATTTTGGACGGCGGAGTAAATACGCTTAAGGATGGTTCGAAAGTTGGAACTGGCGGGCACTATCTTCGTTCATCGTCGGTGCGAGTAACTGAGGTTATTGGCGAAGCGGACGCAAACGGAGTTAGCGTTGGAAGGATCGAAGTGCGAGATCCTGACACTGGTCAATGGGTTCCGAAAAAGGCCGAAACATCGTTTTACCCTGAGACTTGGAGTAAGCGTCAGGTGACTTTGGAAATTGAGGGGGCTTTCAAGAATTCTGTCCCCAATCCCGCTAATTCGAGTCAATGGATGGGAACATCGCCAAGCGGGGTTCCGATCATGGGATATTATGGTAAGCCCGCCGGCACAGGAGCTACTGCCTGGCCAGTATACAATCCGAGGAAAAAATGA